The nucleotide sequence CCCCCATGATGGTTTACATTTCTTTGGGCAATGGCCAAACCCAATCCCGTTCCTCCCGTGCGGGTGGAAAAGAAGGGTTCAAAAATCTTGTCGAGTCTTTCCGCAGGAATCCCGAAGCCTGTATCCCGGATCTCCACCTGGGCCTTTGCCCCTTCGTCGATGGCCCGGGTTTTCAAGGTCAGGATACCGCCATCAGGCATGGCATGGGCGGCATTCAATACAATATTCAAGAAAGCCTGCTGAAGCAAATCCAGATTCCCATACAGCTTGGCCGCCTCTTGCTTGTACTCCCGGACAATAGAAATTCGCTCCTTCCCCAACTCCTTGAGTCCGGCTAAGAGCAAACAGTGGTCCAGCAGCTTGTGCAGGTCTAAGGCCTCGTGAACTTTCTCCTCGGGCTCAGGGCGTGAAAGACGCAGCAATCGTTCTACCAAAAGATTGACCCGGTCCACTTCCTTTAGAAGCAAACCCACGTACCGTCTATTCGGCGCATCCTCGGGCATGTCCTCGCCGATAAGCTCCACAAAGCCCTTGATCGACCCCAGCGGATTGCGGATTTCATGCGCCAGATTGGCAGCCAGTTCCCCCAATCCCACGAGCTTGTCCAGACTGGCCATACGCCGGTTTTCTTCCTCAAGTTCATTGAGGTCTTTTAGGTGAATGGCCACGCCCACAACCGTGTCGTCCTCGCGCTTCAGCAAAGCGGTGTTGAGTTTGACAGAGACCGAGCGGCCTTCCGCAGTATGCAAGGTCATGTCCGAGGACTTATTGACACGCCCTCCTTTCATGGCCCAGTCCAGAACTTCATAGAAGGGAGCGTTCTCTTGGATCTTGGGAAAGACTTCGGAAATTTTCTTGCCCACCGCGCTTTGTGAGTCCGCGCCCAAAATCAAACGCGCAGTGGTGGGATTCATGGCCACAACACGCCCCTTCTGGTTCAAACTCAAGAACCCGCTCCCCAATCCCTGGAGAATGTGCCGGTTCACGGACACAAGGATCTCGTCAAAGGCCGCTCCCACCGAACCGATTTCGTCCGTCCGCAGCATACCCAGGGTCTGGGTTAGGTCCCCTCCGGAAACGCGTTCAGCTGCGGTAATCATGTGGCGCAAAGGCAGGGTGATGCCGTAGGCCAAACCTGCGCCGATAATCAAGGAGATAAACAGACTCGAAATAAGCAGGGTCTTTAGGCGGTCCATGGCCCTGGCAAGCTCCGCAGCGCCTGCCGGGGCCGCGCCGCTGGACACAAAGGAATCAAAGACACCCAGGTAGATGATCCCATAGCCAAAAACCAAGGCAGCAATGGTCAGAGGAATCGCAACGGTAAGACTGATATAGACGCGTTTACCGCGAAGGCTGGAATAGAGGGGGCTGGAAACGTATCTCGCGGGCATGCGTCCTCAGGTCTGGGACCGGGCATTCACCCAGCGGTCCAACGCCTGGGCTGTCTCCGAGTCCAGATCTAAAAACTCCACGCCTAGGACATAGGGATCTGAACCGTCCTTGGCCGGAAAGCTTCTGGAAGCATGGGCCACTCGCGCCATCGCGCACACAGGGGCCGGCCCGCCCCAATCGCGCTGGGCCGCCAAATCCAAGGTCACCTTCACAGGCGTGCCCTTAGGCAGAAAGACCGCTGTGCGCACGGAAACCCCCTTGGCACTGAGATCTTCGGTGTAAGCTTGGACAGGACCGTCGGTAATCAATCGAATTGAGTGGTCGGTGAACTCCAAAGTCGCTGGATTCACGAAAGGCACGCGCGTGGATTCCCGCGTTTGCGGGGAACCCGGAGCAACGGAACCTTCATAATAAGAAAAGGCATCCAGCGGCGGCCCCGGACTTCCGTAAATGGCGTCCAGCGCCGAAAAAACCTGTCTTCCCGAGGCAATCACCGCCTCCACATCGAGCTGGGAACTGCGCCGGATCTCATCCAGCGCCGAAAGATTCAAGGGATTGGCCATGGCCACATAGAGCGTTCCCTCCACTTCAAAGAGCGGAGCAGCCAAAAACTCACGGGCCAAGTGTTCGGGAACATATTGGGAAAGGTTCAGACCCAAGCGGTAGGCGGAAAGGTCCACATAGGGCACAGATAGCTGGGCTCCGAAAAAACACGCCAGCTGTTCCTGGTTTAGAAGGCCTGAACGGACAAGTTCCGCCCAAATAGAACGCTCGCTGTTGCGCGCGCTCCATCGAACTTCATCCAGTTGCTGCCGGGTCAGAAGACCCGATTCAATAAGTCGCTCATCCAACGGAGTTGAATCGCTCATGGCTGTCTATGAAATACCATAAAACCTTATACGGGTCAACGGGATAGGCGCGATTCAGAGGGGTGTTCCTCATAAATCATTTCCACCACCTGCTTCTTCATCCCTTCGAGCTCATCGAGAACTGCCTCTTGTTCGATCACGCGCTCCTGAAGCGCAGTGCGCAGTAACTCGACATTTTCCTCTGCTCTGCGGCGGGCTTGAGCTTCTTTCCCCAGCCGCGCTTGGAGGTCGGCGACCTGTTGAGGATTTTCCCTCTCTGATTCAAGCTGATTGAGGAGCGCGGTGATTTCATCGTTCTTGGGAGAGACCGCAGCCGCGTCCCGCACTCTCCAATAGGCTTCATCTGAACGGCCTTGGTCCACCAGATACCGGGCTTGCTCCAAATAAAAATCCGCCGTCACGCGGCGGCGGTGATTGACATCGGCAAGGGCAGCCTGCACCCGGAACTGCTCCTGCATTGCATCCAACTCGGATTCGGAGAACAAGTCCGGGGGCTGGCCGCGCGGCTGGGCCTCCTCCAGGGAATCCCGCAAGCCCAGCACCAGCTCTTCCGCCAAGTCACTGTTGGGATCAAGCTTGCCGGCCTCGGAAGCCTTTTGGAATGCCGAATAAGCCCAACCCTGCTTGAGCAAGAACTGGGCTTCCCGCAAATAGATATCCGCCAGGCGCTCATTGTAAACCTGACGGCCCACTTCGCGGGACTGGGACTCGATCCGGGCTAATGTCTGAGCCGTTTCAACGGCGGAAAAGCTGCGGTACCAGGGACGTTCTTCACTAAGTGCTTCTGAAGATTGTAGATAGAGCGCTAAAACCAAACAGAGGCTTAAGGCCCATAGGGGGTTGGTTCTTGGGAGGTGCTTCTCGGTCATGACCTTTGTGCCCTCCTGGGGAACCTGTGTATTCTAGCAGGGCAGCCAGGGGGTGTCTATCAGACAAGTATCAGGAGAAACCAGCCGGTAAGCAGCTCCACCACGCTCGGTGTCAGGCACCCAGCTGGAGGAAGATTTTGCCCTCCTCGATAAGCAAGGGAAGCCGGCGGAGGTCGCGGTCATAGCAGGGGCCGTCATAACACTTCCCGGAATCAGGCAAAAAC is from Candidatus Omnitrophota bacterium and encodes:
- a CDS encoding HAMP domain-containing protein; amino-acid sequence: MPARYVSSPLYSSLRGKRVYISLTVAIPLTIAALVFGYGIIYLGVFDSFVSSGAAPAGAAELARAMDRLKTLLISSLFISLIIGAGLAYGITLPLRHMITAAERVSGGDLTQTLGMLRTDEIGSVGAAFDEILVSVNRHILQGLGSGFLSLNQKGRVVAMNPTTARLILGADSQSAVGKKISEVFPKIQENAPFYEVLDWAMKGGRVNKSSDMTLHTAEGRSVSVKLNTALLKREDDTVVGVAIHLKDLNELEEENRRMASLDKLVGLGELAANLAHEIRNPLGSIKGFVELIGEDMPEDAPNRRYVGLLLKEVDRVNLLVERLLRLSRPEPEEKVHEALDLHKLLDHCLLLAGLKELGKERISIVREYKQEAAKLYGNLDLLQQAFLNIVLNAAHAMPDGGILTLKTRAIDEGAKAQVEIRDTGFGIPAERLDKIFEPFFSTRTGGTGLGLAIAQRNVNHHGGEIQVTSVEGQGTNFTVTLPLQSQNKG
- a CDS encoding PilZ domain-containing protein, with protein sequence MSDSTPLDERLIESGLLTRQQLDEVRWSARNSERSIWAELVRSGLLNQEQLACFFGAQLSVPYVDLSAYRLGLNLSQYVPEHLAREFLAAPLFEVEGTLYVAMANPLNLSALDEIRRSSQLDVEAVIASGRQVFSALDAIYGSPGPPLDAFSYYEGSVAPGSPQTRESTRVPFVNPATLEFTDHSIRLITDGPVQAYTEDLSAKGVSVRTAVFLPKGTPVKVTLDLAAQRDWGGPAPVCAMARVAHASRSFPAKDGSDPYVLGVEFLDLDSETAQALDRWVNARSQT